CACCTTCACAACAACCTACTAAGAGACCATTAAATGTTTTACAGCGTTCTTTGAACAGAAAAGTTGCTGTAAGGTTAAAAAGCGAAATCGAATATAGAGGCAAAATGTCGAATGTAGATTCTTATATGAATCTTATTCTAGTTGATGCAGAAGAATTTGATGGATCTGATCTGTTAGCAAATTATGGTAAAGTCGTTATAAGAGGTAATAACGTGCTTTTCATTAAGTTAGAGA
This Candidatus Nitrosocosmicus oleophilus DNA region includes the following protein-coding sequences:
- a CDS encoding LSM domain-containing protein — encoded protein: MNNNMAASPSQQPTKRPLNVLQRSLNRKVAVRLKSEIEYRGKMSNVDSYMNLILVDAEEFDGSDLLANYGKVVIRGNNVLFIKLEKEF